One stretch of Coregonus clupeaformis isolate EN_2021a unplaced genomic scaffold, ASM2061545v1 scaf2261, whole genome shotgun sequence DNA includes these proteins:
- the adar gene encoding double-stranded RNA-specific adenosine deaminase isoform X3: MSRGRGGPPIEHYHRPPLPQLQAKQQYYRAGPLGFHPRAPPQQAPHPNVHSYIGPVPPLVPPSAHSQPLYPSAPPPPGHNPALSQQSSCPSGPNSFRQQQVHFLRGQNTEAPQFRVSPRGAQSLGRGGPNGLYNGSNQSQAGYSIYSQNSSRGRGGYSSERGRGNGRDFGYPPSQGPPRGPTSPRFWNQKQTLTQKQGFNRQWSLHADCADGLSFSEGFQSLSLDRERSYRGRVDRGDSFDKASVGSSNNSNNKSAPTVQLPDIREQVLQALADLSPGETLQAKCLAKTLRLPKKFINQALYALERDKKASKHGESPPEWTVYIEPQEEPESRDSDPENPRSQQREHSVEVSQEGPSEDCSLFLSVKEEDVVIEAEIQQTETQTPEGDKEEDYYVESDSHSSSSEPSESYRQHSQSQTQQPSINSSSNEELDLDFDERDMADCGSNQKELILQYLLEAGEVTALVISKNLGLRGAKQVNPTLYAMEKQGDVSRNAEVTPHTWELSVHRRERMERSLKAERSTPAKVEGMGSGFQAVPPGLEGLGANDEAEDESNGGQWATDDIPEFLNAISRDGGGTVAVSLAAPPPQNLRAKLQEVRAKNPVSGLMEFAQYQGHNCEFLLLDQSGPSHDPRFRMQVMLDGRLFPVAEASNKKVAKKDAASATLRILLREIEGGGAEEGLTAGVDQAMDPTSDIPEVVEGPPQALSRSLPGGKNPVSMLMEYSQRTGNPIEFINTGQEGPPHDPRFMFRVKIGESLCAEASAPSKKAARQLAAEEAVKELMADGRLQLNKPQFPLCLSGDEGGFMPACPSLPPLTEEELRSAHEAGVGDLISHLNNNAVSGLLEYARARGFAAEIRLVGQSGPPHEPKFTYQAKLGGRWFPPVCASNKKQGKQEAADAALRVLIGEAEKAARTGELTPAELPLSGGTIHDQIAMLSHQRFNALTTRIQHSLLGRKILATIVMKRGEGLGTVVSLGTGNRCVKGEELSLKGDTVNDCHAEIISRRGFIRFLYAELLKHCEGSEDSIFEPAEENKLRVKPDTTFHLYISTAPCGDGALFDKSCSEDAGDGQGHQPLFENAKQGKLRTKVENGEGTIPVESSTIVPTWDGIQHGERLRTMSCSDKILRWNVLGLQGALLSHFLHPIYLASITLGKEGGENGGRGGRNDSR, encoded by the exons ATGAGCAGAGGACGAGGAGGGCCCCCCATAGAGCATTACCACCGACCCCCTCTCCCCCAACTGCAGGCTAAGCAACAATACTACAGAGCTGGACCCCTGGGATTTCACCCCAGAGCCCCCCCGCAACAGGCCCCACACCCAAACGTCCATTCATACATAGGCCCAGTCCCCCCTCTAGTACCACCCAGTGCCCACTCTCAGCCGCTCTACCCCTCCGCCCCTCCCCCACCCGGCCACAACCCAGCCCTGAGTCAGCAGAGCTCTTGTCCCAGTGGTCCTAACTCCTTCAGGCAGCAGCAGGTCCACTTCCTGAGGGGACAGAACACTGAGGCGCCCCAGTTTAGGGTGAGCCCCAGAGGGGCACAGAGCTTGGGTCGAGGGGGACCGAACGGACTCTATAACGGATCGAACCAGTCCCAGGCAGGGTACAGCATATACTCCCAAAACAGCtccagggggagagggggatacaGCAGCGAGCGAGGCAGAGGGAACGGTAGGGACTTCGGGTACCCACCCAGTCAGGGACCCCCTAGAGGACCAACCAGCCCTAGATTCTGGAACCAGAAGCAGACTTTGACCCAAAAGCAAGGCTTCAACAGACAGTGGAGCCTGCATGCAGACTGTGCTGACGGGCTGTCTTTCTCAGAAGGCTTTCAGAGTTTATCCTTAGACAGAGAGAGGTCCTACAGAGGAAGAGTTGACAGAGGCGACAGCTTTGACAAAGCTTCTGTCGGTAGTAGTAATAATTCAAACAACAAGAGTGCCCCTACAGTTCAACTACCCGACATCCGAGAGCAAGTTTTGCAAGCCTTGGCAGATTTGAGCCCCGGCGAGACACTACAAGCAAAGTGTTTGGCGAAAACGCTGCGGCTGCCCAAAAAGTTTATCAACCAGGCCCTTTACGCTCTCGAGCGTGATAAGAAAGCTTCGAAACACGGTGAAAGTCCTCCAGAGTGGACTGTCTACATAGAACCACAGGAAGAACCGGAAAGTAGAGATTCTGATCCGGAAAACCCACGTTCACAACAGAGGGAACATTCTGTGGAGGTGTCACAGGAAGGGCCTTCAGAAGATTGTTCTCTCTTCCTATCTGTGAAGGAGGAGGACGTTGTCATCGAGGCTGAGATCCAGCAAACTGAAACGCAGACCCCTGAGGGCGACAAAGAAGAAGATTACTACGTAGAATCCGATTCGCACTCCTCTTCCTCAGAACCATCCGAGTCATATCGGCAACATTCCCAGTCCCAAACCCAACAACCCAGTATCAACAGCAGCAGTAACGAAGAGCTTGACCTAGACTTTGACGAGAGAGACATGGCGGACTGCGGCAGTAACCAGAAGGAGTTGATCCTGCAGTATCTGCTGGAGGCAGGGGAGGTCACGGCCCTGGTGATCTCCAAGAACTTGGGCTTGAGGGGTGCCAAGCAGGTCAACCCCACCCTGTACGCCATGGAGAAGCAGGGCGATGTGAGCCGCAACGCAGAGGTGACCCCTCACACCTGGGAGCTGTCTGTCCACCgcagggagaggatggagaggagccTCAAGGCCGAGCGCAGCACCCCTGCCAAGGTCGAGGGAATGGGGTCTGGATTCCAGGCGGTGCCACCCGGATTGGAGGGTCTAGGGGCCAACGATGAGGCG GAGGACGAGTCGAACGGAGGGCAGTGGGCGACCGACGATATCCCAGAATTCCTCAACGCCATCAGCCGGGACGGAGGGGGGACAGTGGCAGTCTCCCTGGCAGCGCCCCCACCTCAGAACCTCCGTGCCAAACTCCAGGAGGTGAGGGCCAAGAACCCAGTCAGCGGCCTGATGGAGTTCGCCCAGTACCAGGGACACAATTGCGAGTTCCTGCTCCTCGACCAATCAGGGCCTTCACATGACCCCAG ATTCCGTATGCAGGTCATGCTGGACGGAAGGTTGTTTCCTGTTGCTGAGGCATCTAATAAAAAGGTGGCGAAGAAAGATGCCGCCTCAGCGACCCTGAGGATTCTGCTTCGCgagatagaggggggaggggcTGAGGAGGGGCTCACTGCAGGGGTGGACCAGGCCATGGACCCCACATCTGACATCCCT gaGGTAGTGGAGGGTCCGCCCCAGGCCCTGTCCCGTTCCCTGCCGGGGGGTAAGAACCCAGTGTCCATGCTGATGGAGTACAGTCAGCGCACTGGAAACCCGATCGAGTTCATCAACACTGGACAGGAGGGCCCACCTCACGACCCACG GTTCATGTTCAGGGTGAAAATAGGGGAAAGCCTGTGTGCTGAGGCCTCAGCCCCCAGTAAGAAGGCTGCCAGGCAGCTGGCCGCAGAGGAGGCCGTCAAGGAGTTAATGGCCGACGGGAGACTGCAGCTCAACAAG ccccagTTCCCCCTGTGTCTGTCTGGTGATGAGGGGGGCTTCATGCCCGCTTgcccctccctgccccctctGACAGAGGAGGAGCTGCGTTCTGCCCACGAGGCGGGGGTTGGTGACCTCATCAGCCACCTGAACAACAACGCCGTGTCAGGCCTGCTGGAGTACGCCCGGGCCAGGGGCTTTGCTGCAGAGATACGGCTGGTCGGGCAGTCAGGACCACCGCACGAGCCCAA gttTACCTACCAGGCTAAGCTAGGGGGTCGCTGGTTCCCTCCTGTCTGTGCGTCCAATAAGAAGCAAGGGAAACAGGAAGCAGCTGACGCAGCTCTGAGGGTCCTGATTGGAGAGGCTGAGAAGGCCGCCCGCACCGGGGAACTAACCCCTGCAGAG CTGCCACTGAGTGGTGGGACCATCCATGACCAGATCGCAATGTTGAGTCACCAGCGCTTCAACGCCCTCACCACACGCATACAGCACAGTCTTCTGGGAAGGAAGATCCTCGCCACCATCGTCATGAAGAGGGGGGAAGGGCTGGGGACCGTGGTCAGCCTGGGAACAG GAAATCGTTGCGTTAAAGGGGAGGAGCTGAGTCTTAAAGGGGACACCGTTAATGACTGCCACGCAGAAATCATCTCCAGGAGAGGATTTATCAG GTTTCTGTATGCTGAGTTGCTGAAGCACTGTGAAGGATCAGAGGACAGTATATTTGAGCCAGCTGAGGAGAACAAGCTCCGGGTGAAACCTGACACCACCTTCCACCTCTATATCAG taCTGCTCCGTGCGGAGACGGGGCGTTGTTTGATAAGTCGTGCAGCGAGGACGCAGGGGACGGCCAAGGCCACCAGCCCCTGTTTGAGAACGCCAAGCAGGGCAAGCTGCGCACCAAGGTGGAGAATG GTGAAGGCACCATCCCGGTAGAGTCATCGACCATCGTGCCCACCTGGGACGGCATCCAGCACGGCGAGCGTCTGAGGACCATGAGCTGCAGCGACAAGATCCTTCGCTGGAATGTCCTGGGGCTGCAGGGAGCCCTGCTCTCCCACTTTCTCCATCCTATCTACCTGGCTTCAATCACCCTGGgtaaagagggaggggagaatggagggagggg aggaaggaacgaTAGTAgatag